One segment of Solanum lycopersicum chromosome 1, SLM_r2.1 DNA contains the following:
- the LOC100316872 gene encoding atypical receptor-like kinase 1 precursor, whose amino-acid sequence MYSSHFISFLFLSLLISGIFSDLNADRAGLLHLSAAFRGRTLRWNTTNSIPCSWEGVTCDTTINRVIELRLPGYGLSGEMPLNSIGNLTELRSLSLRSNSLSGLLPPDIGSCTELRILNLENNNFSGSIPTTFFNLNNLIRVSLSGNRFSGEISDAFNNLTRMRTLYLENNNFSGSLPDLKNLSQLNEFNVSFNRLTGSIPSSLNQFSASSFLGNSLCGSLSPCPENNNITNQSDKLSSGAIAGIVIGSIIGFCILLLVLFMLVRSFYRSKKSFRQVNVSPTPNQVVSSPHDSIATENHDIEDVFSDKKVRVCDDSTKGMVYFGESFEVFGLEDLLMASAEVLGKGLTGTTYKAYLDSDVEVVVKRLRNVCVSEEEFRAKMEVSGGIGHGNLVPLRAYYYGREEKLVVYDSMPTSLYAVLHGEGVSKEALTWVIRSRIALGVANGIEYLHSLGPKVTHGNIKSSNILLTHYYDAYLSEFGITQLISSTSNSKMSGYYAPEVTDIRNVSQKADVYSFGTVLLELLTGKNPSSVINDEGIDLPKWVKCIVQERGTTQVFDPELIRFQNCDEEQMVSLLHLAISCTSQHPERRPPMADTTRRIKEIVM is encoded by the exons atgtattctagtcattttatttcattcctTTTCCTTTCTCTTCTAATTTCCGGCATCTTTTCGGACCTTAACGCGGATAGAGCCGGTCTACTCCACCTGAGTGCGGCCTTCAGAGGCCGCACTCTTAGGTGGAACACAACCAATTCAATCCCATGCTCATGGGAAGGTGTCACATGTGATACTACAATCAACCGTGTTATTGAACTCCGTCTCCCCGGATATGGTCTATCCGGTGAGATGCCCTTAAATTCCATCGGAAACTTAACTGAACTCCGTAGTCTCAGCCTTCGGAGTAACTCTTTATCCGGTCTTCTTCCTCCTGACATAGGTTCATGCACCGAGCTACGCATACTTAATTTGGAAAACAACAACTTCTCTGGTTCAATTCCAACTACTTTTTTCAATCTGAACAATCTCATACGCGTGAGTCTTTCAGGGAACAGATTCTCCGGTGAGATATCAGACGCGTTTAACAATCTGACTAGGATGAGAACTCTGTATTTGGAGAATAACAACTTCTCTGGCTCACTTCCTGATTTGAAAAACCTCTCACAGCTCAATGAATTCAATGTGTCTTTCAATAGATTAACCGGTTCAATCCCTTCGAGTTTAAATCAATTCTCAGCTTCTTCATTTCTCGGAAATTCACTCTGTGGCTCTCTTAGTCCTTGTCCTGAAAACAATAACATCACCAATCAATCAGATAAACTTTCAAGTGGAGCAATAGCTGGAATAGTAATTGGCTCGATTATCGGATTCTGCATACTACTATTAGTTTTGTTTATGTTAGTGAGATCATTTTATCGGAGCAAAAAAAGTTTCCGTCAAGTGAACGTGTCTCCTACACCGAATCAAGTAGTTTCGAGTCCTCATGATTCAATAGCGACAGAAAATCATGATATCGAAGATGTTTTTTCGGATAAGAAAGTTCGAGTTTGTGATGATAGTACAAAAGGTATGGTATATTTTGGGGAAAGTTTTGAGGTTTTTGGTTTGGAGGATTTATTGATGGCGTCCGCGGAGGTGTTGGGGAAAGGTTTAACTGGAACTACTTATAAAGCATATTTGGATAGtgatgttgaagttgttgtgaAGAGGTTGAGAAATGTTTGTGTATCAGAGGAGGAATTTAGGGCGAAAATGGAGGTATCCGGAGGAATTGGTCATGGGAATTTGGTGCCTCTTAGAGCATATTATTATGGAAGAGAGGAAAAGCTTGTGGTTTATGATTCTATGCCTACAAGCTTGTATGCTGTTTTGCATG GCGAAGGAGTTTCAAAAGAAGCATTGACATGGGTGATACGGAGCAGAATTGCATTAGGAGTTGCCAATGGTATCGAATATCTCCATTCACTTGGCCCTAAAGTCACTCATGGCAACATCAAGTCATCTAACATCCTCCTCACACACTACTACGATGCATATCTATCTGAATTTGGCATAACACAGTTGATTTCCTCAACGTCAAACTCCAAAATGTCTGGATATTATGCGCCTGAGGTGACAGATATTCGAAATGTTTCTCAGAAAGCTGATGTCTATAGCTTTGGCACTGTTCTCTTGGAACTCTTAACGGGTAAAAATCCTAGTAGTGTCATCAACGACGAGGGAATTGACCTGCCTAAATGGGTGAAATGTATAGTTCAAGAGAGGGGGACAACACAAGTGTTTGATCCTGAGTTGATTCGATTTCAGAATTGTGATGAAGAGCAAATGGTTTCATTGCTGCATCTTGCTATTTCTTGTACATCCCAGCACCCGGAAAGGAGGCCGCCTATGGCTGACACTACCAGGAGGATTAAAGAAATTGTTATGTGA